In Leisingera sp. NJS204, the following are encoded in one genomic region:
- a CDS encoding glutamine-synthetase adenylyltransferase, which yields MTTALNISRIPRPFDPGLGAEARSLVPELSGAFAELVAGACGSSPYLKELTAREAAWLPQALQDPDAALAAVFADCRALEGSGLKPGLRQAKRRLALLTALCDLSGGWSLEQVTGALTEFGALCADVAIKSEIANLIRRKKLPGLTGDDVETAGGLTILAMGKMGAHELNYSSDIDLICLFDETRFDPDDFFEARQGMVRATKNMCAILSDRTGDGYVFRTDLRLRPDPAVTPVCLAMEAAERYYESLGRTWERAAYIKARPCAGDIAAGERFLTTLRPFIWRRHLDFAAIQDAHDIRLRIRENKGTGGALHVPGHDMKLGRGGIREIEFFTQTRQLIAGGRDEALRLRGTVEGLAALADKGWVPPGTAETLSAHYRAHREVEHRIQMVHDAQTHQMPKSEDGIARIACLMDCDPAELTAQIRDRLTEVHELTEGFFSPGGTPTAADTAKDTANLDGAIIARWPTYPALRSSRGARIFERLKPELLSRVAKTAKPAETLVALDGFLSGLPAGVQLFSLFGANPQLIDLLVDIAGTSRELASFLSRNSGVFDAVIGGSFFDPWPGAEQLRAELKKRLAQEGDYEARLDATRRWCKEWHFRIGVHHLRGLIDGHRAGVQYAELAEVVIAGLAPVVVAQFSRKHGPPPGRGAAVLAMGSLGAGQINSQSDLDMIVIYDPGDADMSEGKRPLATRPYFARLTQAFVTALSAPMAQGKLYEVDMRLRPSGNQGPVAVSLAGFTNYQQNEAWVWEHLALTRARVVAGETALAAEIETFRAAFLAQPRNLAKVLQEVSEMRVRLAAAKAPSGLWDAKNGAGRMMDIELLSQAGALTSDSVARDVASGLLGAVAAGWLNDADAEYLTASYRLFWSVQSAARLLSGKAIEAETIGEGGAQFLCRTTGYARLDALEQELQTRYKRCAALIAEALERDGADEGQH from the coding sequence ATGACCACAGCCCTGAACATCTCCCGCATTCCCCGCCCTTTTGATCCCGGCCTTGGCGCCGAGGCGCGCAGCCTGGTGCCGGAACTGTCCGGCGCGTTTGCTGAACTGGTGGCAGGCGCCTGCGGTTCCAGCCCGTATCTTAAGGAGCTGACCGCGCGCGAGGCGGCCTGGCTGCCGCAGGCGCTGCAGGATCCTGATGCCGCGCTGGCGGCGGTCTTTGCAGACTGCCGGGCGCTCGAAGGCAGCGGGCTGAAACCGGGCTTGCGCCAGGCCAAACGGCGGCTGGCGCTGCTGACGGCGCTGTGCGATCTCAGCGGCGGCTGGAGCCTGGAACAGGTGACCGGGGCGCTGACGGAATTCGGGGCGCTGTGTGCAGACGTCGCCATAAAATCCGAAATCGCCAACCTGATCCGCCGCAAGAAACTGCCGGGCCTGACCGGGGATGATGTGGAAACCGCAGGCGGGCTTACTATTCTGGCGATGGGTAAAATGGGCGCGCATGAGCTGAACTACAGCTCTGACATCGACCTCATCTGCCTGTTCGATGAAACCCGGTTCGACCCGGATGACTTCTTTGAGGCGCGTCAGGGCATGGTGCGCGCAACCAAGAACATGTGCGCCATCCTCAGCGACCGCACCGGCGACGGCTATGTGTTCCGCACCGACCTGCGTCTGCGCCCGGATCCGGCGGTCACCCCTGTCTGCCTGGCGATGGAAGCGGCAGAGCGTTACTACGAAAGCCTGGGCCGAACCTGGGAACGCGCCGCCTACATCAAGGCACGCCCCTGTGCGGGCGACATCGCGGCGGGAGAGCGGTTCCTGACCACCCTGCGGCCCTTTATCTGGCGCCGTCACCTGGATTTCGCAGCCATCCAGGACGCCCATGACATCCGCCTGCGCATCCGCGAGAACAAGGGCACCGGCGGCGCCCTGCATGTGCCGGGCCACGATATGAAACTGGGCCGCGGCGGTATCCGCGAGATTGAGTTCTTTACCCAGACCCGCCAACTGATCGCCGGCGGGCGCGACGAAGCCTTGCGCCTGCGCGGCACCGTCGAGGGGCTGGCCGCCCTTGCAGACAAGGGCTGGGTGCCGCCGGGCACCGCTGAAACCTTGTCCGCCCATTACCGCGCCCACCGCGAGGTCGAGCACCGCATTCAGATGGTGCATGACGCGCAAACCCACCAGATGCCCAAATCCGAGGACGGCATTGCCCGTATCGCCTGCCTGATGGACTGCGATCCGGCGGAGCTGACAGCACAAATCAGGGACCGGCTGACCGAAGTGCATGAGCTGACCGAGGGGTTCTTCTCGCCCGGCGGCACGCCGACCGCAGCTGACACCGCAAAGGACACCGCCAATCTGGACGGCGCCATCATCGCCCGTTGGCCGACTTATCCGGCGCTGCGCTCCTCCCGCGGGGCGCGGATATTTGAGCGGCTGAAACCGGAGCTGCTGTCGCGCGTTGCCAAAACCGCCAAACCGGCCGAGACCCTGGTGGCGCTGGACGGTTTCCTGTCCGGGCTGCCGGCCGGGGTGCAGCTGTTCTCGCTGTTCGGCGCCAACCCGCAGCTGATCGATCTGCTGGTGGATATCGCCGGCACCTCGCGCGAGCTGGCCAGTTTCCTGTCCCGCAATTCCGGGGTGTTTGATGCGGTGATCGGCGGTTCCTTCTTTGATCCCTGGCCAGGGGCAGAGCAGCTGCGGGCGGAACTGAAAAAGCGGCTGGCGCAGGAAGGCGACTATGAGGCCCGGCTTGATGCCACCCGCCGCTGGTGCAAGGAATGGCACTTCCGCATCGGCGTGCATCACCTGCGCGGGCTGATCGACGGCCATCGGGCGGGTGTCCAATACGCCGAATTGGCCGAGGTGGTGATTGCCGGCCTCGCTCCGGTAGTGGTGGCGCAGTTTTCCCGCAAGCACGGCCCCCCGCCGGGACGCGGCGCGGCGGTTCTGGCCATGGGATCGCTGGGGGCAGGGCAGATCAATTCGCAATCCGATCTCGACATGATCGTGATCTATGACCCGGGCGATGCGGATATGTCCGAGGGTAAGCGCCCGCTGGCCACGCGGCCCTATTTCGCCCGGCTGACCCAGGCCTTTGTCACTGCGCTTTCGGCGCCGATGGCGCAGGGCAAGCTTTACGAGGTCGACATGCGCCTGCGGCCTTCGGGCAATCAGGGTCCGGTGGCGGTCAGCCTGGCCGGTTTTACCAACTACCAGCAGAACGAGGCCTGGGTGTGGGAGCATTTGGCGCTGACCCGGGCGCGGGTGGTTGCGGGCGAGACCGCCCTTGCCGCCGAAATCGAAACCTTCCGCGCCGCTTTCCTGGCCCAGCCGCGGAATCTGGCCAAGGTGCTGCAGGAGGTGTCGGAAATGCGCGTGCGGCTGGCCGCCGCCAAGGCGCCATCAGGTCTGTGGGACGCCAAAAACGGCGCCGGCCGGATGATGGATATCGAGCTTTTGTCGCAAGCCGGCGCGCTTACTTCCGACTCGGTGGCGCGCGATGTGGCTTCCGGCCTGCTGGGTGCTGTCGCTGCCGGATGGCTGAATGACGCGGATGCAGAATACCTGACCGCCAGTTACCGGCTATTCTGGTCGGTGCAAAGTGCCGCGCGGCTGCTTTCCGGCAAAGCCATCGAGGCGGAGACGATCGGGGAGGGCGGTGCGCAGTTCCTCTGCCGCACCACCGGATACGCCCGGCTGGATGCGCTGGAGCAGGAGCTGCAGACCCGTTACAAACGCTGTGCGGCGCTGATTGCAGAGGCCTTGGAAAGGGATGGGGCGGATGAAGGGCAGCACTGA
- a CDS encoding Lrp/AsnC family transcriptional regulator codes for MDFPELDRFDRAILNVLSEDGRISIADLARKIGLSKTPTQTRLRRLEAEGIITGYRALVDPIRLGLDHVAFVEVKLDDTREAALVKFNAAVAKLPEIEQAYMMASHFDYLLKVRTRSMTDYRAVLGEKISSLPHVASTSTYVAMEAVKEDGALAPL; via the coding sequence ATGGACTTTCCTGAACTGGATCGGTTCGACCGGGCGATTCTGAATGTGTTGAGCGAGGACGGCCGGATTTCCATTGCCGATCTGGCCCGCAAAATCGGCCTGTCGAAAACACCCACCCAGACCCGGCTCAGGCGGCTGGAGGCGGAAGGCATCATTACCGGTTACCGCGCCCTGGTGGATCCGATCCGGCTGGGACTGGATCACGTCGCCTTTGTCGAGGTGAAGCTGGACGACACCCGCGAGGCGGCGCTGGTCAAGTTCAACGCGGCGGTGGCGAAACTGCCGGAGATCGAACAGGCCTATATGATGGCGTCGCATTTCGACTACCTGCTGAAGGTGCGGACCCGCTCGATGACCGATTACCGGGCAGTGCTGGGGGAAAAGATTTCCTCGCTGCCGCATGTCGCCTCAACCTCGACCTATGTGGCGATGGAAGCGGTAAAGGAAGACGGTGCATTGGCGCCTTTGTAA
- the putA gene encoding bifunctional proline dehydrogenase/L-glutamate gamma-semialdehyde dehydrogenase PutA, with the protein MTTQPKLRYRIDAGTYADQTAVRDQLIAQAALSDADRVRISSSAAALVRDIRGHSAPGLMEVFLAEYGLSTDEGVALMCLAEALLRVPDADTIDALIEDKIAPSDWGKHLGKSTSSLVNASTWALMLTGKVLDEDRSPIGALRGAIKRLGEPVIRTAVSRAMKEMGRQFVLGETIESAMDRAAGMEAKGYTYSYDMLGEAARTEADAARYHLSYSKAISAIAAACNSDDIRKNPGISVKLSALHPRYELAQESSVMEHLVPRLKALALLAKAAKMGLNIDAEEADRLSLSLEVIGAVVSDPSLAGWDGFGVVVQAYGPRTGLAIDALHEMAEKYDRRFMVRLVKGAYWDTEIKQAQVEGVDGFPVFTNKALTDVSYISNARKLLGMTDRIYPQFATHNAHTVAAILHMAADKDNATYEFQRLHGMGETLHQMVLEQNKTNCRIYAPVGAHRDLLAYLVRRLLENGANSSFVNQIVDENVSPDVVAADPFAAVADISRKIPTGPELYAPERPNSKGFDLGHAPTLAAIEKARAPWRTHQWQAGPLLAGDARPETAKDVTNPADLSVTGTVSQCSPEDVELALALADPWDAPAAERTAILNKAADLYEENFGELFAILAREAGKTIPDAVAELREAVDFLRYYAARNSDAPPAGIFTCISPWNFPLAIFTGQVAAALAAGNAVLAKPADQTPLIAHRAVQLMHEAGVPRAAMQLVPGRGSVVGAAITSDPRVNGVAFTGSTATAMRIRKAMADNLQPGAPLIAETGGLNAMIVDSTALPEQTVQAVIESAFQSAGQRCSALRCLYLQEDIADTVLKMLKGAMDCLHLDDPWHLSTDSGPVIDEGARAGILAHVAKARAEGRVLKEMRAPQGGTFVAPTMIEIPGIGALEEEIFGPVLHVVRFKSQQLDQVISDINATGYGLTFGLHTRIDDRVQHVCDRVHAGNIYVNRNQIGAIVGSQPFGGEGLSGTGPKAGGPYYLSRFCAPDRQQSNAVWETTFAELPGESGVPARGVTTSLPGPTGESNRLTVSARPPLLCMGPGPEAAAEQAKEVISLGGTAIEAHGMFDLHRLEAIQGIAGVLWWGDEATGREIEQWLAKRDGPIIPLIPGKPDRARVLAERHVCVDTTASGGNADLLGGNA; encoded by the coding sequence ATGACCACCCAACCAAAACTGCGCTACCGGATCGATGCCGGCACCTATGCCGACCAAACCGCGGTGCGTGACCAGCTGATTGCCCAGGCGGCCCTGTCTGACGCCGACCGTGTCCGGATCAGTTCCAGTGCTGCTGCCCTGGTGCGCGATATCCGCGGCCATTCGGCGCCGGGCCTTATGGAGGTGTTCCTGGCCGAATACGGGTTATCGACAGATGAAGGGGTCGCGCTGATGTGCCTCGCTGAGGCGCTGCTGCGGGTGCCCGATGCCGACACCATTGATGCGCTGATCGAGGACAAGATCGCGCCCTCCGACTGGGGCAAGCATCTGGGCAAGTCAACGTCTTCGCTGGTCAATGCCTCAACCTGGGCCTTGATGCTGACCGGCAAGGTGCTGGACGAGGATCGCAGCCCCATCGGGGCGCTGCGCGGCGCCATCAAGCGTCTGGGCGAGCCGGTGATCCGCACCGCCGTAAGCCGCGCGATGAAGGAAATGGGCCGCCAGTTTGTGCTGGGCGAGACCATCGAAAGCGCCATGGACCGCGCCGCCGGGATGGAAGCCAAAGGCTATACCTACTCCTACGACATGCTGGGCGAGGCCGCCCGCACCGAGGCTGACGCAGCCCGCTATCACCTGTCCTATTCCAAGGCGATCTCGGCAATTGCCGCTGCCTGCAATAGCGACGACATCCGTAAGAATCCCGGCATTTCGGTGAAGCTTTCCGCGCTGCACCCGCGTTACGAGCTGGCGCAGGAAAGCAGCGTGATGGAGCATCTGGTGCCGCGGCTGAAGGCGCTGGCGCTGCTGGCCAAAGCCGCGAAAATGGGCCTTAACATCGACGCCGAGGAGGCCGACCGCCTGTCGCTGTCGCTGGAGGTGATCGGCGCCGTGGTCTCGGACCCCTCTCTGGCCGGCTGGGACGGGTTTGGCGTGGTGGTGCAGGCCTATGGGCCGCGCACCGGACTGGCCATCGACGCACTGCATGAAATGGCTGAGAAATACGACCGCCGTTTCATGGTGCGGCTGGTGAAAGGCGCTTATTGGGATACCGAGATCAAGCAGGCGCAAGTCGAAGGCGTCGATGGCTTCCCGGTGTTCACCAACAAGGCGCTGACTGATGTGTCCTATATTTCCAACGCCCGCAAATTGCTTGGGATGACGGACCGGATTTATCCGCAGTTCGCAACTCACAATGCCCATACTGTTGCCGCCATCCTGCATATGGCCGCGGACAAGGACAACGCAACCTACGAATTCCAGCGCCTGCACGGGATGGGCGAAACCCTGCACCAGATGGTGCTGGAGCAGAACAAGACCAACTGCCGGATTTATGCGCCTGTTGGCGCGCACCGGGATCTATTGGCCTATCTGGTACGCCGCCTGCTGGAAAACGGCGCCAATAGCTCCTTCGTGAACCAGATCGTGGACGAGAATGTCTCTCCCGATGTCGTGGCCGCGGACCCTTTCGCGGCAGTTGCCGATATCAGCCGCAAGATCCCGACCGGGCCTGAGCTGTACGCGCCCGAGCGCCCGAATTCCAAAGGCTTCGACCTGGGTCACGCGCCGACGCTGGCCGCTATTGAAAAAGCCCGCGCGCCCTGGCGGACCCATCAATGGCAGGCCGGACCGCTGCTGGCAGGCGATGCCCGGCCTGAGACTGCCAAAGATGTGACCAACCCCGCCGACCTGAGTGTGACCGGCACCGTCAGCCAGTGCAGCCCCGAGGATGTCGAACTGGCGCTGGCGCTGGCCGACCCTTGGGACGCGCCTGCAGCAGAACGCACCGCGATCCTGAACAAGGCTGCCGACCTCTATGAGGAAAATTTTGGCGAGCTGTTCGCCATCCTCGCCCGTGAGGCCGGCAAGACCATCCCCGATGCTGTGGCCGAACTGCGCGAGGCGGTGGATTTCCTGCGTTACTATGCGGCGCGCAATTCTGATGCGCCGCCTGCAGGCATTTTCACCTGTATTTCACCCTGGAACTTCCCGCTGGCGATCTTCACCGGACAGGTTGCGGCAGCACTTGCCGCCGGCAACGCTGTGCTGGCCAAACCCGCCGACCAAACGCCGCTGATCGCCCACCGCGCCGTGCAACTGATGCATGAGGCTGGCGTGCCGCGCGCAGCCATGCAGCTGGTGCCGGGCCGTGGCAGCGTGGTTGGTGCCGCCATCACATCGGACCCGCGGGTCAATGGCGTTGCCTTCACCGGCTCCACCGCAACAGCGATGCGTATCCGCAAGGCGATGGCCGACAACCTGCAGCCCGGCGCGCCGCTGATTGCGGAAACCGGCGGTCTGAACGCGATGATTGTCGATTCAACCGCGCTGCCGGAACAGACAGTGCAAGCTGTGATCGAAAGCGCCTTCCAATCGGCCGGCCAGCGCTGCTCGGCGCTGCGCTGCCTTTACCTGCAGGAGGACATCGCCGACACCGTGCTGAAGATGCTGAAAGGGGCGATGGACTGCCTGCATCTGGATGATCCCTGGCATCTGTCGACTGACAGCGGTCCGGTGATAGACGAAGGCGCCCGCGCAGGCATCCTTGCCCATGTCGCCAAGGCCCGCGCTGAGGGCCGGGTGCTGAAGGAAATGCGCGCGCCGCAAGGCGGCACCTTTGTGGCGCCCACCATGATCGAAATCCCCGGCATCGGCGCACTGGAGGAAGAGATCTTTGGCCCCGTCCTGCATGTGGTCCGGTTCAAATCCCAACAGTTGGATCAGGTGATTTCAGACATCAATGCAACCGGTTACGGGCTGACCTTCGGGTTGCACACCCGTATCGACGACCGGGTGCAGCATGTCTGCGACCGGGTCCATGCGGGCAACATCTATGTGAACCGCAACCAGATCGGCGCCATTGTCGGCAGCCAGCCGTTCGGCGGCGAGGGTCTGTCCGGCACCGGCCCCAAGGCCGGCGGCCCCTATTACCTCAGCCGTTTCTGCGCGCCGGACCGGCAGCAAAGCAACGCGGTGTGGGAGACGACCTTTGCCGAACTGCCCGGGGAAAGCGGCGTGCCTGCGCGCGGCGTGACCACCTCCCTGCCCGGCCCGACCGGGGAATCGAACCGCCTGACCGTCTCGGCCCGTCCGCCGCTGTTGTGCATGGGACCGGGGCCCGAGGCTGCGGCGGAACAGGCCAAAGAGGTGATCAGCCTCGGCGGCACCGCGATTGAGGCGCATGGCATGTTCGACCTGCACCGGCTGGAGGCGATCCAGGGAATTGCCGGCGTGCTGTGGTGGGGCGACGAGGCGACAGGCCGCGAGATCGAACAGTGGCTGGCCAAGCGCGACGGCCCGATCATCCCGCTGATCCCGGGCAAGCCCGACCGCGCCCGAGTCCTGGCTGAACGCCACGTCTGCGTCGATACCACCGCATCAGGCGGCAATGCGGATCTGCTGGGCGGCAACGCCTGA
- a CDS encoding tetratricopeptide repeat protein: MAAWGMYFALLRAPQNLACAAALFLTLGLTDPVQASDCPAAPDHSARLDGLLHEVQKAGTEDQAREIANRMWEFWADAPDAQAQAMLDRGMTRRTSFDFLGALEDFDQLIAYCPDYAEGYNQRAFVHYLRRDFAAALRDLDRALHLSPRHIAAMSGRALSLYGLSRLEEARAALAEALALNPWLPERYLADPGGPLAPAGAGDTEL, from the coding sequence ATGGCAGCATGGGGTATGTATTTTGCCTTGCTTCGCGCCCCTCAAAATCTTGCATGCGCCGCAGCGCTCTTTCTGACTTTGGGTCTGACGGATCCGGTGCAGGCGTCCGATTGTCCGGCAGCGCCAGACCACAGCGCCCGGCTGGACGGGCTGCTGCACGAGGTACAGAAGGCCGGCACCGAGGATCAGGCGCGCGAAATTGCCAACCGGATGTGGGAGTTCTGGGCCGACGCGCCGGATGCGCAGGCTCAGGCGATGCTTGACCGCGGGATGACAAGGCGCACGTCCTTTGATTTTCTGGGGGCTTTGGAGGATTTCGATCAGCTGATCGCCTACTGCCCGGATTATGCCGAGGGCTACAACCAGCGCGCCTTTGTGCATTACCTGCGCCGGGATTTTGCCGCTGCCCTTCGTGATCTGGACCGGGCGCTGCATCTGTCGCCCCGCCATATTGCCGCGATGAGCGGTCGGGCACTGTCGCTCTACGGCCTGTCGCGGCTGGAGGAAGCACGCGCAGCTCTGGCCGAGGCGCTGGCGTTGAACCCCTGGCTGCCAGAGCGTTATCTGGCTGACCCGGGCGGGCCATTGGCACCTGCAGGGGCGGGGGATACGGAATTGTAG